One region of Carya illinoinensis cultivar Pawnee chromosome 8, C.illinoinensisPawnee_v1, whole genome shotgun sequence genomic DNA includes:
- the LOC122318814 gene encoding receptor protein-tyrosine kinase CEPR2-like, which produces MAEIPFPSPPLLLLLFLLFTSFPFFPPCTPLTVETEALLRLKNQLIDPLNSLYSWKASESPCHFFGITCHPVSSRVTHISLESKSLSGAISPSISLLESLTVLSLPSNNISGKLPVELSYCNNLRVLNLSENNMIGRIPDLSWLRNLEILDLSTNHYSGSFPSWVGNLTGLVSLGLGDNEFDESEIPETLGNLKNLTWLYLKAANLKGEIPESVFKLKELETLDISSNKISGNFPRSIANLNKLKKIELFDNNLTGEIPRELANLSYLREFDVSANKMYGKLPEEIGNLKNLVVFQLYENNFSGELPAGFGDMQHLFGFSIYRNSFTGNFPVNFGRYSPLESIDISENQFSGGFPKFLCENRKLRFLLALGNDFSGDLPESYAECKSLERFRINMNRLSGKILDGVWALPFVQMIDFGDNDFSGGISPEIRFSDSLNQLVLLNNRFSGELPSELGKLRNLERLHLSNNNFTGKIPSEIGALKQLSSLHVEKNSLTGSIPPELGNCASLVDLNLALNSLTGNIPQTFSSMTSLNSLILAGNKLTGLIPENLGKLKLSSIDFSQNRLSGRVPSDLLTMGGEKAFLGNKGLCVDQEPTVLISYRMDICTANHSQRGIFAGKVVLFCVIASALVVILVGLLLAIYKNSKLTEAVVENDLEEEKKVDRTWTLTSFHQVEINVDEICDLKEENLIGIGATGKVYRLDLKKNGSTVAVKQLWKGDGVKILEAEMEILGKVRHRNILKLYASLLNGGSSFLVFEYMENGNLFQALHGKIIGGQREQDWYWRYKIALGAAKGISYLHHDCSPPIIHRDIKSSNILLDEDYEPKIADFGFAKFAEKSHHGSDYSCLAGTHGYIAPELAYSLKITEKSDVYSFGVVLLELVTGRRPVEEAYGEGKDIVYWVTDHLNDRETVLRVLDNKVVTDSVQDDMIKVLKIAILCTTKLPSVRPAMREVVKMIMDADPFAFRSP; this is translated from the exons ATGGCCGAAATCCCATTTCCTTCCCctcccctcctcctcctcctgttCTTGCTCTTTACATCCTTTCCCTTTTTCCCGCCATGTACTCCCCTAACGGTCGAAACTGAAGCCCTCCTCCGCTTGAAAAACCAGCTCATAGACCCCCTCAATTCCTTGTACTCCTGGAAAGCCTCAGAATCTCCCTGCCATTTCTTCGGCATCACGTGCCACCCAGTTTCCTCTAGAGTCACCCATATCTCTCTCGAAAGCAAGTCTCTTTCGGGCGCGATCTCCCCATCTATTTCCTTGCTCGAAAGCCTGACTGTGCTCTCGTTGCCTTCCAACAACATCTCCGGAAAGCTTCCCGTGGAACTGAGTTACTGTAACAACCTTAGAGTGTTGAATCTCTCTGAAAACAACATGATCGGTCGTATTCCCGACCTCTCGTGGCTGCGAAATTTAGAGATTCTTGATCTTTCTACAAACCACTACTCCGGTTCTTTTCCAAGTTGGGTGGGGAATTTAACCGGATTGGTTTCCCTGGGACTTGGTGATAATGAATTCGACGAGAGTGAGATACCTGAGACTCTTGGGAATTTGAAGAACTTGACTTGGTTGTATCTAAAAGCTGCTAATTTGAAGGGAGAGATTCCGGAGTCTGTTTTCAAGCTCAAGGAGCTGGAGACACTTGATATATCGAGTAACAAGATCTCTGGGAACTTCCCTCGGTCGATTGCCAACTTGAACAAGCTTAAGAAGATTGAACTCTTTGACAACAATTTGACCGGGGAAATCCCACGAGAGCTTGCGAACCTTAGCTATCTAAGGGAATTCGACGTTTCTGCCAACAAAATGTATGGGAAACTTCCTGAAGAAATAGGGAATCTGAAGAATTTGGTGGTTTTTCAGCTTTATGAGAACAACTTTTCAGGGGAACTCCCCGCAGGGTTCGGAGATATGCAGCATCTTTTTGGCTTCTCAATCTATCGTAACAGCTTTACTGGGAATTTCCCGGTTAATTTTGGCCGGTATTCGCCACTGGAAAGCATTGACATATCTGAGAACCAGTTTTCAGGTGGTTTCCCCAAGTTCTTGTGCGAAAACAGAAAGCTAAGGTTTTTGCTTGCATTGGGAAATGATTTTTCCGGGGATTTACCGGAGTCTTATGCCGAGTGCAAGTCTCTTGAGAGGTTCAGAATTAATATGAACCGCTTGTCTGGGAAGATACTTGATGGGGTTTGGGCACTTCCATTTGTGCAAATGATTGATTTTGGTGATAATGACTTCAGCGGAGGAATCTCCCCGGAAATCAGGTTTTCTGACAGTTTGAATCAGTTGGTTTTGCTAAACAACAGGTTTTCCGGCGAGCTTCCATCAGAACTTGGCAAGCTGAGGAACCTAGAGAGGCTACATTTGAGTAATAATAACTTTACTGGTAAAATACCTTCTGAAATTGGTGCTCTGAAACAATTGTCTTCTTTGCACGTGGAAAAGAATTCTTTGACAGGATCAATACCACCCGAACTGGGTAACTGTGCGAGTCTGGTCGATTTGAATCTCGCCTTGAATTCTCTGACCGGTAACATCCCGCAAACATTTTCTTCGATGACCTCGTTGAACTCTCTGATTCTTGCTGGTAATAAACTTACGGGTTTGATTCCGGAAAATTTAGGGAAATTGAAGCTAAGCTCCATCGATTTCTCTCAAAACCGGCTGTCAGGAAGAGTTCCATCTGATCTTTTGACCATGGGTGGAGAAAAGGCATTTCTTGGAAACAAGGGACTCTGTGTTGACCAAGAACCTACAGTGCTCATAAGTTATAGGATGGATATCTGTACTGCAAATCATAGTCAAAGAGGGATATTTGCAGGTAAAGTTGTTCTGTTCTGTGTTATAGCATCCGCCTTGGTTGTCATATTAGTTGGATTACTGCTTGCGATTTATAAGAACTCGAAGCTTACTGAGGCTGTTGTAGAAAATGACttggaagaggagaagaaagtagaTCGGACATGGACACTTACATCTTTCCACCAAGTAGAAATTAATGTTGATGAAATATGTGATTTGAAAGAAGAGAATTTGATTGGAATTGGTGCTACAGGAAAAGTTTATAGActggatttaaagaaaaatggcaGCACAGTAGCGGTAAAGCAACTATGGAAAGGAGATGGTGTGAAGATTTTGGAAGCGGAAATGGAGATTCTGGGAAAAGTAAGGCACAGGAACATACTGAAGCTTTATGCATCTTTACTAAACGGGGGCTCGAGTTTTCTGGTGTTCGAGTACATGGAAAATGGTAATCTGTTTCAAGCTCTTCATGGAAAGATCATAGGTGGGCAGCGAGAACAGGATTGGTACTGGAGGTATAAAATTGCTCTAGGAGCCGCAAAGGGAATTTCTTATCTGCACCATGATTGTTCACCCCCTATCATTCATCGGGACATAAAATCAAGCAACATTTTACTTGATGAGGATTATGAGCCAAAAATTGCTGACTTCGGGTTTGCAAAGTTTGCTGAGAAGTCTCATCACGGGTCTGATTATAGCTGTCTTGCTGGCACTCATGGTTATATTGCTCCTG AGCTGGCATATAGTCTTAAAATCACTGAAAAGAGTGATGTATATAGTTTTGGCGTGGTTCTGCTAGAATTGGTTACCGGTAGAAGGCCTGTTGAAGAGGCATATGGAGAAGGAAAAGATATTGTTTATTGGGTTACAGATCATCTCAATGACCGTGAAACTGTGCTCAGGGTTCTCGACAATAAAGTGGTAACTGATTCTGTCCAAGATGACATGATTAAGGTGTTGAAGATTGCTATCCTTTGTACTACTAAGCTTCCATCTGTGCGCCCTGCTATGAGGGAAGTAGTCAAAATGATTATGGATGCAGATCCTTTTGCTTTCAGGTCTCCATAG
- the LOC122319355 gene encoding serine/threonine-protein kinase-like protein CCR4, which yields MAFIFDNSNFLLLLLISLSFFSCIPLVYSLSTLSISETSNQTLICAITKPPNQPVFLLNCTGFPHGIQIPVNPNTSFSAIVAGNGFLCALRSPSSSSTSIMGCWRFSTNGTMTYKRIYRGPVLKELEAGNSHICGLVNGNNSLGCWQWPGFRASMNRNFSSITVGENFVCGISGIGKITCFGNNTNQVVGMEPSGNYSVVSAGFRHACAIALDDSSLYCWGEGDVARDKPQGQFTSLALGENRSCALRLNQTIVCWGQNDFSLPKSLRGTYFTAIEAKRSIFCGVVTSNYSLFCWGNDILDSNFMVFEYVLPGPCRSKCPCGPLPGSSGICGQQIICQPCPMKTPPSPLPSLPPSSSPQPREEADSNTGWDNKMVAFLVVGCVGSLALIITCCFLLFIYCKGKSCRVHDSGRLDETGSTIESGPEADDDDQPAPEPILEKRLSHLISLGNGTCPLEEFSLQVLLKATDNFSEDHKIGTGSFGSVYHAILDDGREVAIKRAEMSMSSPYTTKREGDKDSAFLNELEALSRLHHKNLVHLYGFCEDSNERVLVYEHMPNGTLYDHLHRLQNSPLLSWAARLKVALDTARGIEYLHEYAVPSIIHRDIKSSNILLDSKWTAKVSDFGLSLMGPANNESHLSLHAAGTFGYMDPEYYKLQKLSTKSDVYSFGVVLLEMLSGYKAIQKNENGLPRNVVDVVVPYIDRDEIHRILDPKMSPPTPFEIEAVAYVGYLAADCVREGRDRPSMTETVNYLERALAMCTTHPGLSRSTTQSST from the coding sequence ATGGCTTTCATCTTTGATAACTCCAACTTTCTCCTGCTCTTACTCATAAGCTTATCCTTCTTTTCTTGTATTCCACTCGTCTATTCACTCTCCACCCTCTCAATTTCTGAGACTTCCAATCAAACATTAATCTGTGCAATAACTAAGCCCCCTAACCAGCCAGTTTTCCTCCTTAATTGTACTGGTTTCCCTCATGGAATTCAAATTCCCGTGAATCCCAATACATCATTTTCTGCGATAGTAGCTGGGAACGGGTTTCTTTGTGCCTTGAGGTCACCATCTTCCTCATCCACCTCGATCATGGGTTGTTGGAGGTTCTCTACCAATGGGACCATGACATACAAGCGCATCTATCGTGGCCCTGTACTCAAAGAACTTGAAGCTGGGAATTCCCACATTTGTGGCCTTGTAAATGGGAACAATAGCCTAGGATGCTGGCAGTGGCCCGGATTCAGAGCAAGCATGAATCGGAACTTTTCGAGTATTACTGTTGGTGAGAATTTTGTATGTGGGATATCGGGAATTGGAAAAATTACTTGCTTCGGAAACAATACTAATCAAGTCGTTGGCATGGAGCCCAGCGGGAACTATAGTGTGGTTTCTGCTGGCTTTAGGCATGCTTGTGCCATCGCTTTGGATGATAGTAGCTTGTATTGTTGGGGAGAGGGAGATGTGGCACGTGACAAACCACAAGGGCAGTTCACATCTCTTGCTTTGGGAGAGAACCGTAGCTGCGCTTTAAGGCTTAATCAAACAATCGTTTGCTGGGGCCAAAATGATTTCAGTCTGCCAAAGAGTTTGCGAGGGACCTATTTCACCGCGATTGAAGCAAAGCGCAGTATTTTCTGTGGAGTCGTGACATCTAATTATTCCTTGTTCTGCTGGGGCAATGATATTCTTGACTCAAACTTCATGGTTTTTGAGTATGTCTTGCCTGGACCGTGTAGAAGTAAATGTCCTTGCGGTCCATTGCCGGGGTCATCCGGAATTTGTGGCCAACAAATTATCTGCCAGCCTTGTCCGATGAAAACTCCCCCTTCACCGCTGCCATCATTGCCACCATCGTCATCACCGCAACCTCGAGAGGAAGCCGACAGCAATACTGGCTGGGATAACAAAATGGTGGCCTTCCTAGTGGTGGGGTGTGTGGGATCGTTGGCTCTGATAATAACTTGTTGTTTTCTTCTATTCATATATTGCAAAGGTAAAAGTTGCCGCGTCCATGACTCAGGCCGCTTGGACGAGACAGGAAGCACAATTGAAAGCGGTCCAGAGGCCGACGATGATGATCAACCAGCACCAGAACCAATTCTAGAGAAGAGGTTGAGCCACTTGATTAGCTTGGGAAACGGCACATGCCCATTGGAGGAATTCTCTTTGCAAGTGCTACTTAAAGCCACCGACAACTTCTCCGAAGACCACAAGATTGGAACAGGTAGCTTTGGTTCCGTCTACCACGCCATCCTAGATGATGGCCGAGAAGTGGCTATCAAGCGCGCTGAGATGTCAATGTCTTCGCCCTACACCACAAAGCGCGAGGGAGACAAGGACAGCGCGTTCCTCAACGAGCTCGAGGCTTTGTCCCGCCTTCACCATAAGAACCTTGTCCACCTATATGGGTTTTGTGAAGATAGCAACGAGCGCGTATTGGTGTACGAGCATATGCCCAATGGCACTCTCTATGACCATCTCCACAGGCTCCAAAACTCCCCGTTACTCTCATGGGCCGCACGCCTTAAGGTGGCACTGGACACAGCCAGGGGCATCGAGTACCTACACGAGTACGCAGTTCCATCAATTATACACCGCGACATCAAGTCCTCTAACATATTGCTGGATTCCAAGTGGACCGCCAAGGTATCTGATTTTGGACTGTCGTTGATGGGCCCTGCCAACAATGAGTCACACCTTTCACTTCATGCAGCTGGCACATTTGGCTACATGGATCCCGAATattacaaacttcaaaaattAAGTACCAAGAGTGATGTCTACAGCTTTGGAGTGGTATTGCTGGAAATGTTGTCTGGGTACAAGGCAATTCAAAAAAATGAGAATGGGTTGCCCCGAAATGTTGTTGATGTTGTGGTACCCTACATTGATCGAGATGAAATTCATAGGATTTTAGACCCAAAGATGTCACCACCTACGCCATTTGAAATTGAGGCAGTGGCATATGTTGGATATCTAGCAGCAGATTGTGTTCGAGAAGGTCGAGATCGCCCCTCAATGACTGAGACCGTAAATTATTTGGAAAGAGCCTTGGCCATGTGTACAACGCACCCAGGACTCTCTCGATCCACGACTCAATCTTCAACGTAA